CCAAAAAAGTCCAGGAAACTGAACACAAAGCATCTCCTCATCATTAGCAAATTTACGAAGGGGAAAAAAAACAAGATGACAAATTAAATATATCCGAAGTAAAGTATTATACTATGATGATCTCATGTAGTATATGTATATATTTGGCATTTTAATATGCCAAGAACCCTAACAACCTTTAAACCATGCCGATAATgtgacatttttttttaataaatttctAATGAGGTTACACTCATACAAAGGAAACAAATAAGTGGCCAGAAATTTATAGCAATCATATGTACTCCATGAATGTATGGTTAACATTGGGAAAGAACACTGAACCACTATTCTAATAATAAATGTCATCTTGAAAAAGGTCAGTTAATAATGAAGAAACCaatgaatgaaaatccagggAAATCAAATTTAAGGATCCATATGATTAAATTAATGAAAGCACTCTTGCAATGACCAACCAATTAAAAAACTGCACAGCAACAGGTTAACAACAATGTACAAAGCATAACTCGAGTCATCTAGACTAGCATTGGACTCGTAAAACGGACACATGACGAGATGTTAACCCATCGGGAGTCAATGAAAGACAAAGAGTGAAAGCATGACCAATTCACAGGCAACTAAAGGAGGGAAAAAATAATTGAATATACTTCATATGAAGATAAGAAAATACTGCATTACCTTGGAATTGCTTCTGCCATCCAGGTTTATGTAATGATCACAATTAATAACTGCATTGCTTGCTGCTGGTCTTTTGCGCATGTTGTAGCTGCTATTCAGAGTCGACCCAGTTTCGTCTACACGACCTAAAtagtaagaaaaacaaaaacaaaagaaaaactatcaCACAAGTACACAGTGATCAACATAAAAGCAATATAAATGATCAGCAAAGAAAAATGGGAACCCTAATTAAGTCGCATAAGTAACAGGATAATACTTAACTGTCCAAGGTCCACCCTGCATCTTCCCCCCTATGCTTCATCCAATTAATATCTATGACTACTCCAACATGAAAGCATAATATGATACGGTTAATTTCTATCTAGGGTTTCTGTCTATTGTTATTCTTGCACACAACTAGTTTCTGATGAATGACTCTTTACATCTATGTGGAATGTCTTAACGCATTGTCAATATGTTCCCTGTTCCATAAACATTTGAACCTATCACCAGTACACACCACACAAGGAGATGCCTCTGCTCTAACTGCTATCTGATGGCATACTTTATTTCTCCACTTGATGCTGTATGGATAGTCATGACAGAGGTAGCTAGGTAGGCTTTTTTTACTCGTTAATGTGCAAATTCAGTTGCATATGATTCTACTTGTGCAatctctaaaataaaatgaccaaATTTATCAACCAAATCATTCGCCTAGGTAATTATAAAGAAAGAAATGGAGACACATGTTCTTAAAAAGAACATAGCTGAGACACATGCTTTACGAAGATCCTTAGTAGATAATGAAATTTGATTATCTCTTATGCAAGTCATGCCTTCTTGAGTATCTTTTATTCTTAAACAGGCAGTCATATTAAACGTGAAGTGTTTGGTTGGTCTAAAGgcgaaacaattttttacatctGTGACAAGTAGAAAGGCTGGAATGCTGGAGAATCATCAACGTGAAAATGCAGATTTGGGATACTAAGCCTTTCCTAATATGAACATTACAAAGGCAAGCACAAACAAACATCAAGGCCCTGTTGTCAAATCAACAATCAAGAAGTGATAGCCTAATATTCAATATGAGCTACTTATACAACACAGTGACAAACAATGCTTACTTTCACGGGGTGGGGGTGGAGGTGCTGGTCTCTCGGCAGTAATTAAAATTTCCAGGTTCCTAAATGCCTTGTTTCTTTTCGCCTGACAACAAACAAACCATACTAAACAATTAGTCAAAATCAAAAAACctcaaaaccaaaaaataaaagtaaagtaaaagcccAAAGTTCAAACACATCACACTTCAGCAAAGCTCCTTGGAGATGAAATGACAACTTCATCATCAATAGCTTCAAGATCAATTGTCAACGGTGGTTGTGGTTGCAGCAGAATCCGTTCTCTTCCCCCTCCTTGTTGGCTACACTCAACCAAAGCAGCAGCTGCCCTAATTTCAGCAGGAGGTGTATCATTAAGGTCAATTTGTAAGGCATTTTTCCTTCTCCTAGTCTCCTTAGCATGACCTCTCAGTGTCCTCCTCGGATCGCGAGTATCCATACTGTAATAAAAATTCAACCTTTAAAACAAAGACATACAAATTGCAGAAATTAAACAAAACCCTAGAAATGAAAACCTAAATAGCACTTGAAAATTCCCTAAATTtcgagaaaaccctagaaataaaagtaccaaaaatcacttaatattACCAACAAatgaaaaaaccctagaaaattcaGAACTAATCGTACTTGAAAATTCCCAATTCCAGAAACCCAAGAAATAAAACTACCAAATTCACTTTAAAATTACCAAAATTGAAAAGAAACCCTAGAaatgaaataaaatgaaaaaaaagaataacCAACTTGATGATCGAAGAAGAAGATAGAGATCAAACCTTGAGAATGAGAAAGTTGACTAATTTTCGTGCAAATCTCTAAGTGACAGTGATTCAGTATAAGAGAGAATGAGATGTTTTTCAAATTATTACAGAGAACTCATTTCCCTTGTCTCTGCGTCTGAACATAAATGGAGAGTCGGTGTGAATCATTTAATGTGGGGAAGTCGAGATTTAACACCGAAATGTTGTTTGCGCGTGGTAATTTTGGCTCGTAACGTTATTTAAGAGAGGGAGGTTTTTGAAAAAGACGGAATTCTTTTTTTAACCGCAAAAGAATGCCCGGGAGCCGTAGGAATAATGGTAGCACCATTGGCCAACACAAGATCAACAATGGCGGAAACATGGTGTAGATGGTGTTCaaaaaaggtcaaaaccgtaaaatcatgatacatgtttctgacacggtttttaggcatgtgacgattcatattttacgaagccatgatgattatgcatttcggaaggcctccactagctgagcgtttgaTACCTCGcgtttcatcatgccctctatgtagaataacataattgggcggttctccgtaagattgagagcaataacgccttcaggacgtcggtgacactcactgttccctgactacatgagagagacccccctctacatagaagaacgattgggcggttctccgtaagattgagagcaataacgccttcaggacgtcggtgacactcattgttccctgactatgtagagagaccgtgtatagacccatgcggttctccgtaagactgggagcaataacgtcttcgggACTTCGGCAAACGtctgttgtttcctgactatgcacctcagaaTGGGTATgccgctttaactggctaatatcccttctgcaatagattaattctaccgtgacattcaccactagattcctagaaaataatctatcttatcttattgctccaattccatggtcaaactcacgactggttctatggaatggtaatagataaatgtattgctccgatttcatgatcgaatccacggcttgatctcataaaatggtaatagatgttactcctatttcatggtcgaatccacggctgatctcatgaaatggtaatatcaccacctatcttattaccGCGATTCTGGGGTtggatccacgatcccatggaatggtaatacctattttattattattccgaattcatggtcgaattcaCGACTGAAGCTATGAATTGACAAtaataaactactcacttttattgctcaatttcatgaatcattctccactgaatttcataaattagtaataaatacttagtaatcgggcatctggactaccaatgagtaagccccataaaatggtgcaagtgtactcgacaatgatgcacaaacgagcacccaaatgcgcgaacgcgcatccaaaatatggacaaatgaggaatcccgcacaaaacaagagagagaaaataataatattaaaataatggagaagcgcccatgggccgggcccaccggccagccggccgtgccctaatcgtggccggtcccatgcttcctccattatttttccttatttttgttgttttcataaactcatgaagacttctccattccaacaactttccttgtttgagcaaaactcgtggtttctccatatttttatggtttcctcaattttgtgtagtttcacaaaaaaataataataaaaaatagggaagggtattgcgggaccgggcaacttagccggtcggccattccctagccgtggccggtccccctccttgcaatccctaatctttcataaattgttatttttctcatcttgtgaaactccccagttttagcaaaaatcatggtttctccatattttctcaaatattgtgaaaatcatgaaaaagccaagagtcaacatggtcacatgaccaactaggctactcacgaaaaatatattaaaatattattattttaatatttacaaaatattgatcaaacgagcatacttgctcattcgagcaaaaacgaggatttcagtcaaagatcaaactcttctgcaaacctgaaatattgctcaaacgcacatcagaaaatgctgaagctctcataactgagacacgggcattatggagacacgagcatgctcccttgaccgaccaagggcggcccCAAGGCTTGCAATAagacggtcccacacattttcacacttttgacctaatttgcgcaatcgctcatattgagtccaaactcttcacaattAACTCAGAGTTTGTGCAAACACCCATCAGCGGTCCCACGACCACTAATGGCCGGTATCATGccaccttggtcggtccctcacttttctataattaggttttatcacctaatgctcaatcgagcactatttcagtaaatgatgaaaccacatttaatcgtcattccttcaccaaccggtcgaCTCAGAACCCAGatgtacgctcactcgagcaattgcgcatcacatggacgtccataatctcatgtggtcggtccctccttcgctcatgacctattttcagcaattcgttaATTAATGAGCAatcaatcaaaaattagggttttgagcaaacgctcaacaaatcatcattctgggcagttcaaacactaaataaagtcatattgatccagcaaacaacacgcggattaattacataatatttggtaatctaccaatattttgattaatattttattgggtcacgacaccaataaataatccgtcgaattgagcaatcactcaattgctcgaatattgacccaactatcaatattcagtaattcgtcgaattgagcaatacttgctcaattgcccaactatcaatattcagtgatttatttatcagtaatccgtcgaattgagcaatcactcaattgctcgaatgttgatccaactaacaatattcagtaattcgtctaattgagcaatacttgctcaatggCCCagccatcaatattcagtaattcacaatacttgctcaattgctcaaatattgatccaaccatcaacacccagtaattcgtcgagcaatacttgctcagttactcgaatgttccattgagaaattcgtcattcatgctcaattcaacaaaacctagacgcaTTGTCTAAATCATTCAGTGTGACTAATTAAATGCACGTATGTCATGCAGattccacgatttgtgagacatcaatcacgtcacaaatgggggatatcacttaggattttggtcaggcggcctacaacacgtggattcatccacaacgagaaatgtgagtaaatcgtgtcaacggttgaaggagttagcaaagtagtgggtgattaatcaaccaagtctctgcacgacctggaactggtttcaccacgatctcccactttcccactctttcactcaagaaaccgtcacgcttacagggatcagggtgttcatcattcttgcaatataaataagtccaaaatcgaggacaacatgcaacattatcatcatcgatatTCGTCTACAAAAAACTCGATtaaaaacttattcacataactcaacttcagcagttcaccaaaaattgcagaaaccttcaacacatccacaatccttgttCACCACtgatccacacaattctcagcttccctcctacagatcaactcatctccctctttgcgaccgaattgactatgaAACGGCCATTTACTTGGTTTAGgcaggagtcctacagattgatctctcgaatctaagcactccctttgcagtgcatatgtgtgaggttgagaAGTTTGGCCGGTTCGAGGAATCCCCATCGCACGACGATTccctcattccctaaaaaaccaacgaACCGTTTTCCCCCATCCACAGATTCGCAAAGATGGTTGGTCTCAAAACTAATTCAACTACTTCAAACTcgatcccaaatctttcaaatggTGATATTCCGCCTTCCAACACTACATACAGCAGCGTGGCCGGTGAAAGAACCATGACTCTAGCCAAATTGGCACGGGTCCAAGAGATtcacaccaggaacatggatctgatgaaagacACGATGAACCACATACTCGATTTCCTCATCAAGCTGACATCGGAGTTAAGCGGTACCTCCGCTCCAGAGATTCTAGCACTGGGGACTGATTCGTCATCCAGCGatcctcaaaccaacagtttcatCACTAACGAGAAACCGGTGGATCAAGAAGTTACgcatctgatagacgcatttatgtgtctaatttgtcccaattgtttatattgttagtgctcgattttgtacttatttggttattttatgtctttgtaggtgtttttggagaaataagcttttgcggcgaaattggctaaaaagtggtttttgcgctcgtgggagaaaattactatacggactctcactttggataaggggtaacctaattactaaggggcaccccatttcagggcatgtactaaagggacaccggaactggatagggggaggtcatcttcaaagtttcaaaactggattttggcggaaaaaaaggcagcagcgtcaacagttttggatcaaggatttgagcgacctaggaggcgattcaatgggcaaatttggtacccacggactctacaagacataagggacctgttagaagcgattagacccatctaattgggctggataagtcagaaaatccacacaaagtcaagacagtgcacacggtttctgtttagggtttgagattagtttgagagatttatgggatatcttgcgtgggatatacataaaaacagttgggtaaaagtcctagaagatatttgagaggagagaatagctagaaacaacctgtaacgcaacaagaagaagattattcttcaaacaacccgtaaagaataatggagatttccaaggggtttgatcgagtttcaaggggatttaaagcctataaatagttggttttatgtcagagaagggggatcaAGAGTtagggtcgattgggaggccagcagagaggcgcaggaggagttgcaggaattgtacctgctgctgctgctgccattaacaaagctcgaagaacacgaagaacacacctgcaaagacagtcgtttatcaacagtgacaacgactagcatccgagggtcttaaaacaacagcgtcaacagcagcagtgaggtaccgttatttacagcagtggtattttatcgttcttctctggacgcttaaagagggtcgtagtttcactgtattatatttttcactcttttaatcatattttgagcatcaagtatgtattttgagaacatgattattatgagtagctaaaccccaatactgggatgatggaggaagctgtttttcagccatgtggttatttaaataattcttaattcactttttgcaccgattttaattgatttatgatttcaattaattacttgtgattttgtttgatggaacatgcttagtcctagggattcttgatgtgccatgcttatcatatacaagtaatattttatggaatctaatttggcaaagatagagttaatacttgttttattttgagctataatcgcctaggattattttctaagccacttgaatatgaaacacattggaatcctgagtcctggttcctcttgatcttgtgacatattgtgtatatatttttgttttaaaaatcttttcaagtccgagtaacgaactcttatttaccgcaatcgaagtaCTACAACAACATCTAATTGAAAATCTGTGTGAAATCCTCCATTTCTCTAGAGACCAACGAACCAACACGTTTGTCGCACTCAACTAAATATCATATGACGTGAAGATAGCTCCACCATCAGTCGAGCAGGGGTCCATGGTTTCTGAACATCcgatcaacaacatcactttcACTGAGGAAGACCGCATTGCAGAAGAAGGGCACAACGAGCCCTGTTTGTAACTTCCTCTATCAAAGATTCTGAATTCAGAAGAGTTCTCGTCGATACAGGCGCTTCTACAAATCTCACAACTATGAAGACTCTAAAGGAAGCCAAAATTCTACAAAGCAAGGTCATCTATCATCCTATACTGATGACGAGTTTTAAATGAAGCCAGAGTCACACATATGGATATGTTTATGTGGATCTTAAGGTAGGACCGATTCAATCTACTGTCAAATTCCACGTGATTGAGAAAGATCCAGATTATCACATAATACTCGGAAGACCATGGCTCCATGACTACAAGGTCGTTCCCTCGACGTACCACCAATGTGTGAAAGCTTTGCTCAACAACAAAATCGTCCGCATTGAAGCTTTGGTATCTCCTTATGCTCCAGTTTATGATGTTGAGTTCCTGGCACCCCCAAGCATTCCTAGGCCTCCAGCTACttacaaagagatgtacgactggggactgcttaccacaatcaATCTTCAAGGAAATGAATTTGAGAGGATTTTGATCGATGCTGTCACTTCTATCAACACTATTCCACTGAAATCTCTCAAAgtcacaggcatcactcgacaagcaGCTACTCATGATCCTATCTCAACCAtagaccatgaaggaacgctcaaaGATGCTTATGggtacatcactctcaaggtgaaaataaTTCCAACCTGGGaaaaaaaccaagtttcacatattcaggaagatccaagatatgacatgttctCCAGACGaccgtggatccacgctgaaaagatggctactgatAAAGCGCCTTTAGTTGTACATCTCTCCAATAAAGAAAGTTCTGATACAGAAGATTTGGCGAAcatccatcatcagagcacttggaggaacttcaaactttgacgaagttgaagcaagaacctgcaaaagaagcataaacattcatcaagaggttacgcactcaggcaagtctcattccatgtctatgtcatttgcttcctcacatgctatcctagcatggggactcaattctgatagcaactctgcaagacgttatgaatggtaaattcaccgcattagtattttaccaagtggttgaatctgacaccgcttcggatcgagcatctcaccgagacattcactactgagagatgacggaagcatgaCAAGAACACTTTAGGCATTTCTCCACTTTTAGGAATGTCCATgagtatcagaaatctctgatgtctgcacaagcgTTGAATCCCACTATCGAagcggaatgctgaatcaacagaatatacacgggccgagacgatcaagcctaagacattcgacgcttcaacgctcaagcatataagaagccttcgaattgtactcccaatcaaagagtacaccctcAATAAtagcgcctctagcttcagcacaatatctcgacggtgacacactggttcaacaccgacacgatcaaagtgcagctgaattacaatcgataagtcttcactatccaaTGATAAGTCTTCTGAAgtatatgcaacatcattcgtcAATGGAtggtacaaactccttcaactctgctaagtgaatgagggatgcactggggacttgattttattggaaatatcaattcaatatatttcaataaatgttatccacataacaagtcattgcaacctgatgtgattccatgaaacgtcatcaaaAGAAACCTATCTATATCACAAGCCCCtacacgactgaggaacttcatctcttcaccaatcacatccagaatgaatACTGTCGCTGTTATCTGCCacgacaacatcgattccctgacgaagccacttcacagctcagtggatggaggagcaaagactatccttttcggtctctgaAGCAACTCCAAACCatagcatcgacaaggatatgtggaggaaccccattcatggtctcagcatcaacaagaatttctggagaaaattcaattgtgatctcaaGCATCAGTCTCAGACGCAACATCCGACTTCATCAACTATtcattctctgaagcgttactctatggatcatacttcttcaagccctaatgattcatatcaagatgtgtaaacatgaaaacatgctaacatAAACGTCTTCCCAAAGATTGCACGGCAGACGAACACAAACCaaaatcttctacaagatgttctcatcgcctctacaagtgagatacgacatgctcaaggccatgggtttacaaaaacgtaccaatgggtgaggaatgggacaatacttccccaacaaaatatgttcgtctatgtctcttctacaacataccaaaagggtgcatcaatcgggcatacgagctgaaagatatggcctttaccgtcaggcctacgacatctgaaaaatttgtacgggattacaaattacaaatgtgcacgcttcgttggctgacctctgcaactccaaattgagtgattctttgctcatgtgataactcagtctcttagattcaaaagttagggtcaagcatcgaattctgacgtcgtatgaggttcctccagattccagagcatacaacatgcaagcaggaattcttagacgggattcataacctccacagtcgatcgatgtccaccaggtccttccgctaaatccttcatcaaggtacatcAAACTTCAACCACCTAGGTCTCACATTTTTAAAACAAGTTGTTACTGATAataagaaatgtgagtaagtcgtgtcaactaATACAATGAGTTAAGATAAACTCCCCAattttatgaaaacaacaaaaataaggaaaaataatggaggaagcatgggaccggccacagctagggcacgTCCGGCTGGCCTATGGGACCTTCCCATGggtgcttctccattattttaatattattattttctctctcctgttttg
This genomic stretch from Papaver somniferum cultivar HN1 chromosome 5, ASM357369v1, whole genome shotgun sequence harbors:
- the LOC113282969 gene encoding E3 ubiquitin-protein ligase RNF4-like, yielding MDTRDPRRTLRGHAKETRRRKNALQIDLNDTPPAEIRAAAALVECSQQGGGRERILLQPQPPLTIDLEAIDDEVVISSPRSFAEAKRNKAFRNLEILITAERPAPPPPPRESRVDETGSTLNSSYNMRKRPAASNAVINCDHYINLDGRSNSKKKCAVKPAITPQAAPPKPPPKEAAFSCPVCMSSLVEATSTKCGHIFCKQCIKSALSAQNKCPTCRKKLTMKDTIRVYLPATEMS